From a region of the Candidatus Pelagibacter sp. FZCC0015 genome:
- the sucC gene encoding ADP-forming succinate--CoA ligase subunit beta, translated as MNIHEHQAKQILKKYGAEVPEGVFALNIDELIEKAKALKTEKYVLKAQIHAGGRGKAGGVKILNTIEELTVAAKELLGKTLVTHQTGPEGREVKRLYVEESSNIDKEFYLSCLVDRASSKIAFISSDQGGMDIEEVASSSPEKIVTTKVDIGDEISETDCEKIINIFNLNEDAKKQAIKLIKSIYKMFVSTDANMVEVNPLILTKEEKIVCLDAKVNFDSNALFRHPEIIELRDLNEEDPTEIEASKHDLAYIKLDGSIGCMVNGAGLAMATMDIIKLYGKEPANFLDVGGGASKEKVSAALKIILSDKNVKGILINIFGGIMRCDVLAQGVVDAAKEINISVPLVVRLAGTNFKEGKEILDNSGLELISAENLDDAAKKIVEAIK; from the coding sequence ATGAATATTCACGAGCATCAAGCTAAACAAATATTAAAAAAATATGGAGCTGAAGTTCCCGAAGGAGTATTTGCGCTTAATATTGATGAACTTATTGAAAAAGCAAAAGCACTCAAAACTGAGAAATATGTGCTTAAAGCACAAATTCACGCGGGCGGCAGAGGAAAAGCTGGTGGTGTAAAAATTTTAAACACTATTGAGGAACTAACAGTAGCAGCTAAAGAATTACTGGGTAAAACACTAGTTACTCATCAAACTGGCCCTGAAGGTAGAGAAGTAAAAAGATTATACGTAGAAGAATCATCAAATATAGATAAAGAATTTTACTTATCTTGTCTGGTTGATAGAGCAAGTTCTAAAATCGCTTTTATATCGAGTGACCAAGGAGGGATGGACATTGAAGAAGTTGCAAGCAGTTCACCTGAAAAAATTGTAACCACAAAAGTTGATATAGGTGATGAAATTTCTGAGACAGATTGTGAAAAAATAATTAATATTTTTAATTTAAATGAAGACGCAAAAAAACAAGCAATTAAATTAATTAAATCAATTTATAAAATGTTTGTGAGTACTGATGCTAACATGGTTGAAGTAAATCCATTAATTTTGACAAAAGAGGAAAAAATTGTTTGTTTAGATGCAAAAGTTAATTTTGACTCTAACGCTTTATTCAGGCATCCAGAAATTATTGAATTAAGAGATTTAAACGAGGAAGATCCTACCGAGATAGAAGCTAGCAAGCATGATCTTGCATATATCAAGCTAGATGGAAGTATTGGCTGTATGGTGAATGGAGCTGGATTAGCGATGGCAACAATGGATATAATTAAATTGTACGGTAAAGAGCCAGCAAATTTTTTAGATGTAGGCGGTGGAGCATCTAAAGAAAAAGTATCTGCTGCATTAAAGATAATTCTCTCAGATAAAAATGTTAAAGGTATTTTAATTAATATTTTTGGAGGAATAATGAGATGTGATGTCCTTGCTCAAGGAGTAGTTGATGCAGCCAAGGAAATAAATATTAGTGTTCCTCTAGTTGTACGTTTAGCAGGTACAAATTTTAAAGAGGGAAAAGAAATTCTTGATAATTCTGGTTTAGAATTAATTTCAGCAGAAAATTTAGATGATGCAGCTAAGAAAATTGTTGAGGCAATAAAATAA